A genomic segment from Hymenobacter volaticus encodes:
- a CDS encoding PAS domain-containing protein yields MLLPEQQLNTLIILLPAGAPFGALTYSFLDWLSQRLPLFLTGSSLGNSDLYPASTAVLMSPLDLLPVFNAQPGATLLLSPDWVILGASDDYLAATLTQRDTIVGQHIFDAFPDNPDTPEANAVANVRASLETVLATKQVHEMAPQHYDVPDRTRPGRFVERHWQPRHTPVLDAQGQVQFIIQSVQDITASRQAERQLHESVVAEQVARAEAEVQRQRFYDLLMQLPANVAVNEGPDQVFTLVNPGYQRQAPGLHLLGKPIRQVWPELVDHGILDDLGQVYQTGEPFTATEMPVQVDFTRTGLLEQAYYDFFFLPLRDAQGHISGVLNFSYNVTTSVLARQQVQLVNEELAALNEELHTSNEEYQQTNLALNEAQQQLQHLNQDLEKRVQERTAQLSYQQGLLTQILAQVPAAIATLRGPDHRYTFFNEAYQALSGDRTRPGLTVAEVFPEVVEQGFIGLLNQVYTTGQPFSGTETPAQLFDAATGQPEPRFVDFTYQPLLDEQNQTTGILAFIVDVTDKVRARQQAEVLQAQLLAAAQHQAAERLAFYQVFEQSPVLVALLRAPGHRYEYVNPAYQSYFSGPLVGRDAVEAAPELAAQGFIALLDRVYQTGEAYIGREVPFTPVPAPGQPPRTNYFEFTYQAYRENGEIAGISLIAFDVTEQVLARQEREQQQRHLQQVFEQAPVAICVFRGPDYVLDIVNPPMSQMLGLPVVQLVGRPFFEAMPELNDQGLPQLLAEVRRTGTPFIAQEQEIRLARHAPGQAGYFTYNYQPLRDAAGQVVAVICIAVEVTEQVRARQQVQDLNEELAAINEELTATNEELHESNTQLTRTNVDLDTFVYTASHDLKAPITNIESITLALRDTLPAAVQQDEMTAHLLHLLEHTTTRFQLTIGQLTDLSKLQLAHASPAEPVPMAAVIEAVRLDLAPVMAGANVQLTVEVAPDLLVSFSPANLRSAIYNLLSNAVKYRALDRPAQVQVRAYSTGPRVVLEVQDNGLGLNAHQQSRLFGLFQRLHTHVEGTGVGLYITKRLVENGGGTIAVESQVDVGTTFTLTFPS; encoded by the coding sequence ATGCTGCTTCCCGAACAACAGCTGAACACGCTGATAATCCTCTTGCCTGCTGGCGCACCTTTTGGAGCCCTAACGTATTCCTTCTTAGATTGGCTTTCGCAGCGTCTGCCGCTCTTTTTGACGGGGTCTTCGCTAGGTAACTCCGACCTTTACCCGGCTTCTACTGCTGTACTGATGTCCCCACTCGACTTGCTACCCGTCTTTAACGCCCAGCCCGGTGCGACCCTCTTGCTGTCCCCGGACTGGGTGATCCTGGGCGCCAGCGACGACTACCTGGCCGCGACCCTAACCCAGCGGGACACCATCGTGGGGCAGCATATCTTCGACGCCTTTCCCGACAACCCCGACACGCCCGAGGCCAACGCCGTGGCCAACGTGCGCGCCTCGCTGGAAACGGTGCTGGCCACCAAACAGGTGCACGAGATGGCCCCGCAGCACTACGACGTGCCCGACCGCACCCGGCCCGGCCGGTTCGTCGAGCGCCACTGGCAGCCGCGCCATACGCCCGTGCTTGATGCGCAGGGGCAGGTGCAGTTCATCATCCAATCCGTGCAAGACATTACCGCCAGCCGACAGGCCGAACGGCAACTGCACGAAAGTGTAGTGGCCGAGCAAGTGGCCCGCGCCGAGGCCGAAGTGCAGCGCCAGCGCTTCTACGACCTGCTCATGCAGCTGCCGGCCAACGTGGCCGTGAACGAAGGTCCTGACCAGGTCTTTACTCTTGTGAACCCCGGCTACCAACGCCAAGCCCCCGGACTCCACTTGCTGGGGAAACCCATCCGGCAAGTCTGGCCCGAACTGGTGGACCACGGCATCCTGGATGACCTCGGCCAGGTGTACCAGACCGGCGAGCCCTTCACCGCCACCGAGATGCCAGTGCAGGTGGACTTCACGCGCACCGGCCTGCTAGAGCAGGCGTACTACGACTTCTTTTTCTTGCCCTTGCGTGACGCGCAGGGCCACATCAGCGGGGTGCTGAACTTCTCCTACAATGTCACCACCTCCGTGCTGGCTCGCCAGCAGGTGCAGCTTGTCAATGAGGAGTTAGCGGCCCTCAACGAAGAGCTACACACCAGCAACGAGGAGTACCAGCAGACCAACCTCGCCCTGAATGAAGCGCAGCAGCAGCTCCAGCACCTCAATCAAGACTTAGAGAAACGGGTGCAGGAGCGCACCGCGCAACTAAGCTACCAGCAAGGCCTGTTGACGCAGATTCTGGCGCAGGTACCTGCTGCCATCGCCACTCTGCGCGGTCCCGACCATCGCTACACGTTCTTTAACGAAGCGTATCAGGCCCTGTCCGGAGACCGTACCCGCCCCGGCCTAACCGTGGCCGAAGTGTTCCCCGAGGTAGTGGAACAAGGCTTTATTGGCTTGCTCAACCAAGTGTATACCACCGGCCAGCCATTCAGCGGCACCGAGACGCCGGCCCAACTCTTCGACGCGGCCACTGGCCAGCCGGAGCCGCGTTTCGTGGATTTCACCTACCAGCCCCTCTTAGACGAGCAAAACCAGACCACCGGAATACTGGCTTTCATCGTGGATGTGACGGACAAAGTCCGAGCCCGGCAGCAAGCGGAGGTGCTGCAAGCTCAACTGCTCGCTGCTGCCCAGCACCAGGCCGCCGAGCGCCTCGCCTTCTACCAGGTGTTTGAGCAAAGTCCGGTGCTCGTAGCCTTACTACGGGCCCCCGGCCACCGCTACGAGTACGTTAATCCGGCCTACCAGTCCTACTTCTCCGGCCCGCTCGTCGGCCGGGACGCGGTGGAGGCAGCTCCCGAACTCGCTGCGCAGGGGTTTATCGCCCTGCTCGACCGCGTCTATCAGACCGGTGAAGCCTACATCGGTCGGGAAGTGCCGTTTACCCCAGTGCCCGCGCCCGGGCAGCCGCCTCGAACCAATTACTTCGAGTTCACCTATCAGGCCTATCGAGAAAACGGGGAAATAGCCGGTATCTCCCTTATCGCCTTCGACGTGACGGAACAGGTCCTGGCTCGCCAGGAGCGCGAGCAGCAGCAGCGGCACTTGCAGCAGGTCTTCGAGCAGGCGCCCGTGGCCATCTGCGTTTTTCGCGGGCCCGACTACGTGCTCGATATCGTAAACCCGCCGATGAGTCAGATGCTGGGCCTTCCCGTGGTTCAACTCGTTGGCCGGCCCTTCTTCGAGGCCATGCCCGAGCTGAATGACCAGGGCCTGCCTCAGTTGCTGGCCGAAGTGCGGCGGACCGGCACGCCCTTCATCGCTCAGGAGCAGGAAATTCGCCTCGCGCGCCATGCGCCCGGCCAAGCCGGCTATTTCACCTACAATTACCAGCCCCTGCGTGACGCTGCCGGCCAGGTCGTAGCCGTTATCTGTATAGCCGTGGAAGTCACTGAGCAGGTGCGCGCCCGCCAGCAGGTGCAGGACCTCAACGAGGAACTCGCCGCCATCAACGAAGAGCTGACCGCCACCAACGAGGAACTCCACGAGAGCAACACCCAGCTTACGCGCACCAACGTGGACCTGGACACGTTCGTCTACACCGCCTCGCATGACCTCAAAGCCCCCATTACCAACATCGAGAGTATTACCCTGGCCCTACGCGACACGCTGCCGGCTGCCGTGCAGCAGGACGAGATGACCGCGCACCTGCTCCACCTGCTGGAGCATACCACCACGCGCTTTCAGCTCACGATTGGTCAGCTGACGGACTTGTCCAAGCTGCAACTGGCCCACGCCAGCCCCGCCGAGCCGGTCCCCATGGCCGCTGTCATCGAAGCGGTGCGCCTGGACCTAGCCCCAGTGATGGCGGGAGCGAACGTGCAGCTCACGGTCGAGGTCGCGCCGGACCTGCTGGTCTCCTTCTCCCCCGCCAACCTGCGCTCCGCGATCTACAACCTGCTCAGTAATGCGGTCAAATACCGCGCCCTGGACCGGCCCGCCCAGGTGCAGGTGCGCGCCTATTCGACGGGGCCGCGGGTGGTGCTGGAAGTGCAGGACAACGGGCTGGGGCTGAACGCCCACCAGCAGAGCCGCCTGTTCGGGCTGTTTCAGCGCCTGCATACCCACGTCGAGGGGACCGGCGTGGGCCTCTACATCACCAAGCGCCTGGTCGAGAACGGCGGCGGCACGATTGCCGTTGAAAGCCAGGTAGACGTGGGTACCACCTTTACCCTCACCTTCCCCAGCTAA
- a CDS encoding response regulator has product MPLLTSVLLIDDDSTTNFLNKALLTRMGVVEQVLVAENGEQALRTLGQTCTGPDSAACPQLLFLDMNMPVLNGLGFLEAYVQMPLAQQRAIVIVMLTTSLHPLDQARAEQLPIAGFLNKPLTKEKVTAILAQYFA; this is encoded by the coding sequence ATGCCTCTCTTAACCAGTGTGCTGCTCATCGATGATGATAGCACGACCAATTTCCTCAACAAGGCGCTGCTGACCCGCATGGGCGTAGTGGAGCAGGTGCTGGTGGCCGAAAATGGGGAGCAGGCCTTGCGTACGCTGGGCCAGACCTGTACCGGTCCCGATAGCGCCGCGTGTCCCCAGCTCCTGTTCCTGGACATGAACATGCCCGTGCTCAACGGCCTGGGCTTTCTGGAAGCCTACGTCCAAATGCCGCTGGCCCAGCAGCGGGCCATTGTCATCGTCATGCTCACCACCTCGCTGCACCCCCTCGACCAGGCGCGGGCCGAGCAGTTGCCCATTGCCGGCTTTCTGAATAAGCCGCTCACCAAGGAGAAGGTGACGGCCATTTTAGCGCAGTACTTTGCTTAG
- a CDS encoding GNAT family N-acetyltransferase: protein MELFTSRLHLRELTATDLQAVHHLHSLPQVDEFNTLGLPESLATTKLLLAEWAVQQQATPRTAYIFYVQHRASDEFVGLLALTLGKASFRNGEVWYKLLPAHWGQGLATEALTELLRFGFDELHLHRIEAGCAVDNGASIRVLEKVGMRREGRKRQNLPIRGQWVDNYFFAILETDR from the coding sequence ATGGAGCTTTTCACGTCTCGTCTTCACCTACGGGAGTTGACGGCCACTGACCTGCAGGCGGTGCACCACTTACATTCGTTGCCGCAGGTCGATGAATTCAACACGCTAGGGCTGCCCGAAAGCTTAGCGACAACTAAATTGCTGCTCGCCGAGTGGGCCGTGCAACAGCAGGCCACGCCGCGCACGGCCTACATTTTCTATGTGCAACATCGAGCAAGTGACGAGTTTGTGGGCTTGCTCGCTCTGACGTTGGGAAAGGCATCTTTTCGGAATGGGGAAGTGTGGTACAAGCTCTTGCCGGCTCACTGGGGCCAAGGGCTGGCCACCGAAGCGCTGACCGAGCTCTTACGCTTTGGGTTTGACGAGCTGCACCTGCACCGAATCGAAGCCGGGTGCGCCGTCGACAATGGCGCCTCGATCCGGGTACTGGAAAAAGTGGGCATGCGGCGAGAAGGGCGCAAGCGGCAGAATCTACCTATTCGGGGCCAATGGGTCGATAACTACTTCTTCGCCATCCTGGAAACGGATCGCTAG